One window of Entelurus aequoreus isolate RoL-2023_Sb linkage group LG06, RoL_Eaeq_v1.1, whole genome shotgun sequence genomic DNA carries:
- the hpdb gene encoding 4-hydroxyphenylpyruvate dioxygenase — MTTYTDKGEKHEQGQMLCFDHLRFWVGNAKQAASYYCNKMGFEPFAYQGLETGSRDVVSHVVKQGKIIYVFSSALNPGNKEMGAHLVKHGDGVKDIAFTVENCDFLVQKAKERGAVVVKEPYSLEDKHGKVRLAVLQTYGDTTHTLVERTGYSGLFLPGFQPPLFKDPSLVKLPEGKLNFIDHVVGNQPDDEMVSVVEWYRKNLLFHRFWSVDDKQLQTEFSALRSIVVANYEETVKMPINEPAMGKKKSQIQEYVEYYGGAGVQHIAMNTSNIITAIRNLKERGTEFMSVPDTYYDQLREKLKHFKVEIEEDLDVLQELKILVDYDDNGYLLQIFTKPVQDRPTVFLEVIQRHNHQGFGAGNFKALFEAIEADQQARGNLTILTPNGVTDQYHVIH, encoded by the exons ATG ACAACATATACTGACAAAGGCGAGAAG CATGAGCAGGGACAGATGCTCTGCTTTGATCACTTGAGATTCTGGGTTGGGAATGCAAAACAG GCAGCATCATATTACTGCAATAAAATGGGATTTGAGCCCTTCGCTTACCAGGGTTTGGAGACAGGCAGTCGAGATGTCGTGTCGCACGTCGTCAAACAAGGAAAG ATCATTTATGTGTTCTCATCTGCCCTGAATCCTGGAAACAAAG AGATGGGAGCTCATTTAGTCAAGCATGGGGATGGAGTGAAAGACATTGCATTTACTGTGGAAAACTGTGACTTCTTAGTGCAG AAAGCCAAAGAGCGAGGAGCAGTAGTAGTCAAGGAGCCCTACAGTCTGGAGGACAAGCATGGGAAAGTCAGACTTGCTGTGTTGCAAACA TACGGCGAcaccacacacacattagtggaAAGAACAGGATACAGCGGTTTGTTTCTACCAGGCTTCCAACCGCCTCTATTCAAGGACCCCTCGTTAGTCAAATT ACCAGAGGGAAAACTGAACTTTATCGATCATGTTGTGGGGAACCAACCAGACGATGAAATGGTTTCAGTGGTGGAATG GTACAGGAAGAACCTCCTCTTTCACCGTTTTTGGTCAGTGGATGACAAGCAGCTGCAGACTGAGTTCAGTGCTCTTCGCTCCATTGTTGTGGCCAACTATGAAGAGACTGTAAAGATGCCAATCAACGAACCTGCAATGGGCAAAAAAAAGTCTCAAATCCAG GAGTATGTGGAGTACTATGGAGGTGCAGGAGTGCAGCATATTGCCATGAACACATCAAATATCATCACAGCA ATTAGAAACCTAAAAGAGCGTGGAACAGAGTTTATGTCTGTGCCGGACACCTACTACGACCAACTGCGGGAGAAGTTAAAACACTTCAAGGTGGAAATTGAAGAGGATTTGGATGTCCTGCAG gagctgaagatcctggtggACTATGACGACAACGGCTACTTACTTCAGATCTTCACTAAGCCAGTTCAGGACCGACCCACTGTCTTCTTGGAAGTCATTCAAAGACATAATCACCAG GGCTTTGGTGCGGGAAACTTCAAGGCCCTTTTTGAAGCCATTGAAGCTGACCAACAAGCCAGAGGAAATTTGACCATCCTGACACCCAATGGTGTGACTGACCAATATCATGTGATCCATTAA